The nucleotide sequence TAAAAGTCACTGTTACTGACAATAGCATCAGCCCGAAGATCAGAGATCGTCAGAATTCTAGTTTGGGGATTGTAGCTGTTGGTTCTTAAATCATTCTGAAGCAATACTTTCAATGAGGCTTTCTGGTCTTCCGGAAGCTGGTCGTATTTTTGATTCGCACGCTTCATTGCCAGAGCGTCAAGCATGAACATAGCCTCCTTATGCAACCAATCGGCACTCCAGTCAGGAGCCTGGTATGCACCGTGCCCCCACACCGTTCCGACTTCCTGCCCGCCCATTGATTGCCAGACATTCTGTCCGTCTTTAATATCAGCTCCCGTGAAAAGGGTTTTCCCCGAAGCTGTTACAACCTTTTCGGGAACAGGTGGCGCTTGCCGGTAAATCTCACTACCATAATAGAGTAATACTCCGAATGAAATCACAATCACTGCGATAAATCCAAACCAAAGGTTCTTTGTCTTCATCTTCATTGCTGTTTTTAAGGTTATTAATTATGGGCACAAAAGGCTGTAGCAGAGCCACTAAAAACGGAACAAAATGGTTGCACAAATACCTGCGACCGTTTTGTTTCGTAATTTTAAATGGGTTGACTATTTCAAAGTTATTTCAGGCATGTCAAAGGTACCGGCAAGCCAGGCTTTCGATTTTCGCAATCGAATTTTCGGCGTTATATTCACTATCCAGCTGTTGTTCCACTGCGGCAAACTGCTCCAGCAGCCCAGCCTGCTCTTCTGTGGTAAAGGCCTGGTCAGCCATGCGGAAGAGGATATTATTTTCCTTGCCGATATGGCTTTGCAGCAATTGGGCGTAACCAGCCAGATTCTGGTAGATGTCATTGATCGCACCGCTCTCTCCTCCACGGAGGCGTGCAATACCGTCCGCCATACCCTTAACGTAGTTACGACCCTGCACATGCTCATGCAGCATCACTGCCACCGGCCCCTGCACAGGAGAGAAGCCCTTCTCCCCCATTTTCGGGAAAAGCAGATCTTCTTCTTTCGCATGGTGGAAGCCGTCCGCAAACTTTCGGATCAGGTTTACCACCAGTTCAAAGTCCTCAATATTGGTGCTTTGCTTCATCACCATAGCTGCCATGATATCCGTTAGTCGAAGAATATAGACATGGTCATTTTCAAGATTTTGCGTTGCTGTTGTCATAATTGATCTAATGGATTAAATAACGTGAGTGTATACACAATTCGCAAAGAAAACTACTCAAAAAACAGGGAATATCTTGATAAACAGGCTAACACACTGAAGGGCTGAACTATCATCAGCCCAACGGCAACGTCTTGGTGGGGAAGAGTCATCCGCCACAGCACACGTCCTAAACGGACAATATAACAGATTCGGTTTTTATATTGTTCTTTCAGATCGAAAACTAAGAGATAGCAACTACGAAAAAAAGCCGCTGAACAACAGCCTTCCACACCTGTAGTTGAATTAGAATGGAATGAACGGATAGAAAAAACGCCACTACACCGAAACTATCTTCCAGAATCCACCCCGAAGGGACAAGCACAAATTCCAAACTGCCTAAAAACTGCCGAGGGAGGAGCCCCATCTATAAAAGAGCCAATACCGTACGGCAATCTATGGGCGAGCGAGCGAGTTTTTTTAGGCTATGTTTTTTTGTTACTTTTTTGCGCCAAAAAAGTAAGAAGAGAAAAGCACCACTACGCACTAAACAGAAGTTCAGTCTTACACCTCAGCAAAAAAAGCTAACAGACTCGCACACAACCAACTCCCCTCCTTCGGAGGGGCCGGGGGAGGTCTCTTTACCCTTTCGCCAAAGCCACAGCCTTCGGATACAAAATATTATTCTCCAGATGCACATGGATATGCAGGTCATCCTCAAACTGCTCCAGCAGCTTAAACGTCACCTTATAGGTATTGCAGGCGTCTTCCGGAAGATGATATCCGTGAGTGATATAATTTATCCGGTCCATTGCACCACCGGCAAACTCGTGCTCACCGGTCATTCGGCTGATTTCTGAAATGATAATCGTCTTCGCCTCTGCCGAACCACTCTTCAACGCCTCCTTAATTGCCGGGAAAAGTACTTCCTCCTCATTCTTCAGGTGTTGCTGTAGCTCCTTATTGATTTGAGCAAAGAGATTCATCACCTCATTCAGTTCCGGATGGTTCAGGCCATGCACCACCGCTATTTTCTCTGTGTATTCCACCAGGTCAGGCAATGTGCGCAATACGTACTGGTGGTGCGTATTAACGATATAATCAGCCAGAAAACCCAGGTTCCAGTGTTTAAAGTCATGAGATTCCGATGGCAATGACGATCTTAAAGCTTCCAGTTCGGTACGAAGTTCGTCAATGTTGATCCGTTTGCCCTTGCAGGCCTTTTCCAGGGTCTGGTTTCCACCGCAGCAGAAATCAATACCCGCTTTTTTGAAAATGGCAGCCGCCCTGAAATCATCAGCGACAATCTGTCCTATTGTTACTTTGTTGAATGTTTGAATAGTCATAATCATTCCGTTTTAGAGAGAAAAAAATACTTATAAAAACCTGTTTATATATTCTGATATAACATAGCCGCACTCAAATGAACAGCTATAACAGAATATAAATCACCTAATCCCACCCCGAAGGGACAAACACAAATTCCAAACCGCCGAAAAACTGCCGAGTGAGGAGCCCCATCTGCAAATATCCCTATGCGGTACGGCAATCTATGGGCGAGCGAGCGAGTTTTTTTCGGCTATGTTTTTTGTTACTTTTTTGCGCCAAAAAAGTAAAGAGAAAAGGACAACCGATCGCGTCAATGCAACTGTTACGAGCTCCTCTCAATTATTCAAAAGATAAGTTTTTCAATATACGCCAGCCCTACCAGGTGCGCAACGTTGGCGTTCAGCGGCTTCATCCCGATAGCTATCCGGACGCTTGACCCGCAATCAATACGCCCACAAAATCTATGAATCCAACATCCCCGCTCCTTAAGAGATTACAGAGGTAAACTCAAATTCACCGACCGCCTCTTTCTCCCGATCCCAGTGGCTTTCGGAATCAGGAGTATAGAGAGCATTGGTCAGATACATAAATCAAATCATTACACTTAACCTTTACGCCGGTAAAAGTACAAACATTTCATCAGAAGACAAAAAGGTCTTTTTGTTATTTAACGGATTAATCCTATATTTGTACTCAGATAACGATTTAGCCTATGTTTAATAAGGAAACAGAATACGCTCTGCGCAGCCTTGTATATATACAACACCAAAACTACAAGGAATTGCGCCCGGGAATTGAAGAAATTTCGAAAGAAATAGAAGCACCTAAAGCTTTCACAGCCAAAATACTCCAACGTATGGTACGGATGGGATTCGTCCGGTCAGTCAAAGGCAAAGGTGGCGGATTTGAATTTGACACCAATAAACCGGACCTTTCATTAAAAGAACTGATCATTGCGGTGGAGGGTGACGAAATCTTCTACGGATGCGGTTTCGGACTCTCCTCCTGTAGTTGTGAGAGCCCCTGCCCGCTGCATGAGAAGTACGGTCCTATCCGCGATGCAATCAATAAACTGGTAAGCGAAGAGACGATACAGAGCCTGGCACACAAGAGTATGCCCGGCCTGCGTAACCCTTTAACGGAACTATCAGGAGTATAGTCCAATAGCATCGTTTCCTCAACCCGAAACCGGAAACAGCCCGCCTGCTTTATCTTTTTCTGACTATCTCCATACACGCCACTTTTCTGGCACTGGCACGGATATAACACACAACTTATACTAAGCAAAAAGCCTGCAAATCATAATAATGAAATGCAGGCTTTCTTGTTTTGTCGTTCTGTTATCGTTCAGATTAATTGCTCAGCTGTCCATGATCTCTATCTGCTACATAACTTAATGTAGCCAGCACATCCTCTTCTGTCAATTCCGGATAATCTTCAATAGTCTCTGCAATAGACATCCCCGAAGCCAACCATTCCAATATATCACATACCGTAATCCTCATCCCCCGGATACAAGCTTTTCCCCCTCTTTTTCCCGGCTCTATAGTAATTATATGTTTATAGTCAATCATCGTTTCTGATATTAACAACTAAAAATGAACCCTTTACGAGAGAATAAAAATATGGAAACATGTCACTCAGAGAGAGAGATAAGAAAGTATCTCTGCACAGGCACTCCCTGTTACTTTTGATAAAAAACCACCCCTACTCTTTCAATATGCTGTATCAGGTTTGGGTTTTCAATCTGAAAAAAAACGGATATGTCAAACTTATATGGCAATAATAAATCATCAAGTTCCCCCTCGATGATTTGTAGAATCGTCAGGGTCAGATTTGCCCCTTGTAACGTAAGATCAATATCTGAAGCCGGCTTAAATGTCCCTTTTGCACGAGACCCATATAAAACGGCCCGATCCACTTCAGGATGAAGAGCTAAAACAGCTCTGATACCAGCAATGTCATTCTCGCTCAATCCAAATTCCATGATACATCAAAATAATCGGAGTTGATCGTTTTCCTTTTTTTCCTCCATTTTACGATAAAACTCGACAAATGCAGGATAATACTCTTTTAGAATTTTACCATAAATCTCAGAGGCAACGGACTCATTATAGGTATGGGAGGTTTTATTCCGGCTACCGATCATATCCATCCAAACTTGCCCGTTTACAATCAGTTTCAGCTGGAAGGCTTCCCGTGTAGCATCTCTTGAGCCTCCGACATTAGGATTGCCCTGATATTCGGCATAATCCTTCATGACATTCCATGCCAGCTCATGAGTATATTCAAATCGTTGAATCAAGGCCTCCCTGACCATTTCATCCAGTACGACTTCAATATCGTCATCATCGATAGGGCTATCTTCTGGCATAAAGTTATGACCGATATACTCAACAGCCTGTTTCAGTTTATTCAAGGCTTTTACATAATTGGAAAACCGTTGTTCCCACCTTATATCCTGTTCCATAATTATTTCTGATGAATATTTTCTTTGACGAAGATAAGAAATTTGTTTACATATCCGGGCCATTCGTCATCTTATTCCAGTTCCATTTATTAAGTGTCATGATGAAGCCCACGCTCAGATGGAAAGTATCAAACAACCGTTTTCCTTTAAACTCCTGGGGGAAGGGTTTGACCAATTGCACCTGAAACTTAATATCACCGTTTCCTCCCCGTAGGGTAAGGGCCGGTTCTACCAGCAAATACCGCTTATCGCGGGCAATCTGGATTAACCGGGAGTACTCCTCCATCGCGGTTGGCAGATTCTGACTTACCTTCGAATAATTCAATTTTGAAATGCGGGTGGAAATGGCTATTTCAAAGCTTTTTGACACATACCCCAGATTGGGCTGGAGAAACATCCGCATGGCAGTGATATCCGAGATATAGGTTCCATTCTGGTACTGATTGTGCTGATAATACCCACCCAGTCCGCCGTAAGTCTCAAATACCATCGACTTGCCCACGCGCGAATAAAAACCCAGGGCACCATGAAACGTCGTTCCGCCCGACTCTTCAAAAAGTGCTTTTTCACTACCCATCCCCATCACTCCGACCGAAGCCGACAGGTAATCCAGGATGGAATAAGCCCCCTGCATCTCTGCATTATAGGTACCTTCCCCGCAACCGACCCCTCCTGACACTTTGAGGTCTCCTTTTTGGGTAAACAGCGGTACATTCTGAGTCTCAGCCAGATAATAATAGTGGGTACATCCGCTCTGCATAAGAGCGACACCCAGGGTCAGAATACAAATACAATTCTTCATGGCGTATTTTTTAGAATGACTTCTTACCTGTTCTTCTGGCTTCCTTTGGGAAATACAAGAATAAGACCGGCGCTGATATGGAAGGTATCAAACAGCCTTTTCCCATTCACTCTATTCGGAAGTGTCTTTACAATTTGAATCTGGACTTTCTGGTATTCAGAACCTCCCCGCAGAGTAAGAGCAGGCTCAAAAACAACAAAGTTCTTTCCCATTGCTATTTGTCGCAACCGGTTATACTCATCCGTTCCCGGAGCAGCCCGGTTTTCGACTTTGGTAAAACTCCACTGTGCTATACGGGTAGAAAGAGCGAACTCAAAATTCGGAGCTACATAACCCAGGTTAGGTTGAAAAAAGAGATTCATGGCATTGATATCCGAAATATCATCATACTTACTCAAGGCATAATCCGGATTATACCTGGGATACCTGGAGTATGCACCAATTCCGCCATAGGTTTCAAACACGATGGATTCACTGAATGATTTGTAAAAGCCCAACGCTACGTCAAAAGTCACACCGTCAGGTTGAATAAACTGGTCATTCTTCTTACCGCCCATACCCGAAAAAGCACCTGAAATACTCAAATGATCCAACATCGAATAAGCACATTGTACCTCTCCGACATAATTCTCTTTATCGAGACCGGCACTTGCCAATACTTTGACATCCCCTTTCTGTGTAAACAGAGGCACGCTCTGTGTGGCCGGCATATAGTAATCAAACGCACATCCACTCAGGAGCAAAACAACTCCTAAAGCCCCAATAGCAACATTATTCTTCATGGCAGAAAAGTCCTGTTTTTATTGATTTATCCGTCGCGGAAAGTAGTTGTACAATTATAACAAACAGGAAGATAAATCGGAC is from Parabacteroides sp. FAFU027 and encodes:
- a CDS encoding hemerythrin domain-containing protein, with amino-acid sequence MTTATQNLENDHVYILRLTDIMAAMVMKQSTNIEDFELVVNLIRKFADGFHHAKEEDLLFPKMGEKGFSPVQGPVAVMLHEHVQGRNYVKGMADGIARLRGGESGAINDIYQNLAGYAQLLQSHIGKENNILFRMADQAFTTEEQAGLLEQFAAVEQQLDSEYNAENSIAKIESLACRYL
- the ric gene encoding iron-sulfur cluster repair di-iron protein, producing the protein MTIQTFNKVTIGQIVADDFRAAAIFKKAGIDFCCGGNQTLEKACKGKRINIDELRTELEALRSSLPSESHDFKHWNLGFLADYIVNTHHQYVLRTLPDLVEYTEKIAVVHGLNHPELNEVMNLFAQINKELQQHLKNEEEVLFPAIKEALKSGSAEAKTIIISEISRMTGEHEFAGGAMDRINYITHGYHLPEDACNTYKVTFKLLEQFEDDLHIHVHLENNILYPKAVALAKG
- a CDS encoding RrF2 family transcriptional regulator, yielding MFNKETEYALRSLVYIQHQNYKELRPGIEEISKEIEAPKAFTAKILQRMVRMGFVRSVKGKGGGFEFDTNKPDLSLKELIIAVEGDEIFYGCGFGLSSCSCESPCPLHEKYGPIRDAINKLVSEETIQSLAHKSMPGLRNPLTELSGV
- a CDS encoding DUF433 domain-containing protein — its product is MDYKHIITIEPGKRGGKACIRGMRITVCDILEWLASGMSIAETIEDYPELTEEDVLATLSYVADRDHGQLSN
- a CDS encoding nucleotidyltransferase domain-containing protein, which encodes MEFGLSENDIAGIRAVLALHPEVDRAVLYGSRAKGTFKPASDIDLTLQGANLTLTILQIIEGELDDLLLPYKFDISVFFQIENPNLIQHIERVGVVFYQK
- a CDS encoding nucleotidyltransferase substrate binding protein; translation: MEQDIRWEQRFSNYVKALNKLKQAVEYIGHNFMPEDSPIDDDDIEVVLDEMVREALIQRFEYTHELAWNVMKDYAEYQGNPNVGGSRDATREAFQLKLIVNGQVWMDMIGSRNKTSHTYNESVASEIYGKILKEYYPAFVEFYRKMEEKKENDQLRLF